A single window of Rhodamnia argentea isolate NSW1041297 chromosome 5, ASM2092103v1, whole genome shotgun sequence DNA harbors:
- the LOC115745825 gene encoding disease resistance protein At4g27190-like produces MCIECGLPTVCELLTGAFYLLKDPVVYATSSKSFADRLEEEVGKLETEAQRVNDLARAATKNLRRHNDCFTKWKESADKALEEARNRLEAFKKDRKSCCYGRLPNPYCRYKFSSEAKDKIEDIKNLAQDSVRFRTVDDICFVGPAPTPARIEGEAVVQSITTSTASVFSALTSVKRRDEGVFKSRALMIQKVMDALANNSNSVVGVYGMGGVGKSTLLEDVKRILIEERSFDWVAKADVSKNPNIHTIQGNIADALGLTDITNKPTIDARAELLHRRLKEEESNKQKVLIILDNLWESLDLKSVGIPCGHGNKAIGCKLLLTSRDLNVLQREMGCDKAFVLDELQAEEARALFERMVGDKVRKDEFRPLVNEALHRSAGLPFLIVQMANLLKHADSSGWRDALYQIERCTNEGISAKINTLLQLSYDHLESEDAKSLLQLCAAYAVSEPSLENLLRYGFGLGIFRKFSSMKKARDRLSVLISTLQASSLLLKIGYGDGFKIHDLVRDFVAHFILRDHPLLVLKDKENWETELSEDKLESCRAICFTYADMKELPRELHCPELQTFLLLTNRKSLEVPDSLFHSMGNLMVLNLTGTHLTCSPSPFQFLKSLNTLCLQRCSLDDVAILGELKGLQILSIVDSDIQRLPEQIGQLVELRLLELSRCSNLEIIEPGVLESLTNLEELYMEHSFDQWSAGEQTPPTNASLIELNHMKKLCTLHVSIPDPSVLPKDLDVEKLTKYRIRIGHAWRWKQFKGSRTLELKLNSTSDILQAKCIQSVLCKTDDLFLEELKGIEQSICQLSQEGFPQLKHLEVTDSPSVHYIQCSSFPTFKALERLLLENVINLEKICHNRISIESFSTLKVVKVESCDKMEVLFPRSVVRRLPHLEKIKVKGCELMRGIVEADDDRGKLELPKLRVLKLRELPNIQNFITAGSAPSSSTSDDQVGTQIAFFNGRQVTFYEKKINY; encoded by the exons atgTGTATTGAGTGTGGCCTTCCTACTGTATGTGAACTCTTGACGGGGGCATTTTATTTGCTCAAGGATCCAGTAGTATACGCTACGTCCTCTAAGAGTTTCGCCGACAGGCTTGAGGAGGAAGTCGGGAAACTGGAGACAGAGGCTCAAAGGGTCAACGATTTGGCACGAGCGGCCACAAAGAATCTTCGGCGTCACAATGACTGCTTCACGAAGTGGAAGGAAAGTGCCGACAAGGCCTTGGAGGAGGCGCGGAACCGGTTGGAGGCCTTCAAAAAGGATAGAAAGAGTTGCTGCTACGGGAGACTTCCCAACCCCTATTGTCGCTATAAGTTCAGCTCAGAGGCCAAGGACAAGATCGAGGACATTAAGAATCTCGCTCAAGACAGCGTCAGATTCAGGACAGTGGACGACATCTGCTTCGTCGGTCCTGCTCCGACTCCGGCCAGGATAGAAGGCGAAGCTGTCGTCCAGTCGATCACCACATCGACGGCCTCTGTTTTTTCTGCGTTGACGTCGGTTAAGCGTAGGGATGAAGGCGTCTTCAAATCCAGAGCTTTGATGATACAGAAAGTCATGGACGCTCTTGCCAATAACAGCAATAGTGTTGTCGGGGTTTACGGGATGGGCGGGGTgggcaagtccacccttttggaGGATGTCAAAAGGATACTAATCGAAGAGAGGTCgtttgattgggtcgctaaggccgacgtgtcgAAAAATCCAAACATCCATACGATTCAAGGAAATATTGCGGATGCCTTGGGTCTTACTGACATAACAAACAAACCGACTATCGATGCGCGAGCGGAACTTCTGCACAGGAGGCTGAAAGAAGAGGAGAGTAACAAAcagaaggtgctcataatactggacaacctTTGGGAGAGTCTGGACTTGAAATCAGTcggcattccttgcggacaTGGCAACAAAGCCATAGGATGCAAGTTGTTGTTGACGTCGAGAGATCTTAATGTTTTGCAAAGGGAAATGGGCTGCGACAAGGCCTTCGTTCTTGATGAGCTGCAGGCGGAAGAGGCAAGAGCTTTGTTTGAGAGGATGGTGGGAGACAAAGTTCGTAAGGACGAGTTCAGACCCTTGGTGAATGAAGCACTCCACAGATCTGCAG gtttgcctttcctaattgtCCAAATGGCAAATCTTCTTAAACACGCGGATTCATCTGGATGGAGGGATGCTTTATATCAAATTGAGCGCTGTACAAACGAAGGAATAAGTGCAAAGATAAATACGCTGTTGCAATTAAGTTATGATCATTTAGAAAGCGAGGATGCGAAAAGCTTGTTACAACTGTGCGCTGCTTATGCTGTCTCTGAGCCCTCTCTTGAAAACTTACTGAGGTATGGCTTTGGTTTGGGGATATTTCGAAAATTTAGCAGCATGAAAAAAGCCAGAGATAGGTTGAGCGTACTCATCAGCACTCTCCAAGCCTCCTCCCTCCTGTTGAAGATTGGATATGGTGATGGTTTCAAGATACACGACTTGGTCCGTGACTTTGTTGCCCACTTCATTTTAAGGGATCACCCTCTTCTTGTGTTGAAAGACAAAGAAAACTGGGAAACAGAGTTGTCGGAGGACAAGCTCGAAAGTTGTAGGGCAATATGCTTTACCTACGCTGACATGAAGGAGCTTCCCAGAGAATTACACTGCCCTGAATTGCAGACCTTTCTGTTGTTGACAAACCGTAAATCTCTTGAGGTCCCAGACTCATTATTTCACTCTATGGGGAATCTCATGGTCTTAAATCTCACTGGGACACATCTCACTTGCTCCCCTTCGCCGTTTCAGTTCTTGAAGAGCTTAAATACTCTGTGTCTTCAGCGTTGTTCGCTAGATGATGTGGCCATTCTTGGCGAGCTAAAAGGGTTACAAATTCTCAGCATTGTGGACTCTGACATTCAGCGATTGCCGGAACAAATTGGGCAACTGGTAGAGCTCAGATTGTTAGAATTGAGCCGTTGTTCAAATCTTGagataattgaaccgggtgtACTTGAAAGCTTGACCAACTTGGAGGAGTTGTACATGGAGCATAGCTTTGATCAATGGAGTGCGGGGGAGCAAACTCCACCAACTAACGCAAGTCTAATTGAGTTGAATCACATGAAGAAACTATGCACTCTGCATGTATCCATTCCCGACCCGAGTGTGCTCCCAAAGGACCTAGATGTCGAGAAATTAACTAAATACAGAATCCGAATTGGTCATGCGTGGCGTTGGAAACAGTTCAAAGGATCGAGGACATTGGAGCTGAAGTTGAATTCAACAAGCGATATTCTTCAGGCAAAATGCATACAAAGTGTCTTATGCAAAACCGACGATCTGTTTTTGGAAGAGTTGAAAGGAATTGAGCAAAGTATCTGCCAGTTATCCCAAGAAGGTTTCCCACAATTAAAGCATCTAGAGGTCACGGATAGTCCCTCCGTCCATTACATCCAATGCTCTTCCTTTCCTACTTTTAAGGCATTGGAGAGATTACTTCTCGAGAATGTCATCAATTTGGAGAAGATATGCCACAACCGTATCTCCATCGAGTCCTTCAGTACATTGAAAGTAGTAAAAGTTGAAAGTTGCGACAAGATGGAAGTTCTATTTCCTCGTTCCGTGGTCAGACGACTTCCACACCTAGAAAAGATCAAAGTTAAGGGTTGCGAGTTAATGCGCGGGATTGTAGAAGCTGATGATGATCGTGGTAAACTTGAGTTGCCCAAGTTGCGCGTATTGAAATTGCGTGAATTGCCAAATATCCAGAATTTTATCACCGCCGGTTCGGCTCCTTCGAGCAGTACATCAGACGAccaagttggcactcaaattgcGTTCTTCAATGGACGACAGGTAACTTTCTATGAAAAGaagattaattattaa